The Mucilaginibacter defluvii genome contains the following window.
CGCCACTCTCATCGGGAGCAAGCTCCCGAATCCCGTCCGACTTGCATGTATTAGGCCTGCCGCTAGCGTTCATCCTGAGCCAGGATCAAACTCTCCATTGTATAATGTTTTGTTTGTTTTACCTGACCCTATTAACTCAATCAATAGAATCTGTAAATATTTGTATCTTTTACAGTATCCCCCTGAAAACTTTATTGGTTCTCTTTCAACTCAGAACGGAGTTGTTTTCATTGACAGTACTACTTTGCTGTTTTGGTTTCTGCCTTCCGGTCAAAAGCTTTCGCCTTTTCCCTTTCTGCTTTCCCCTTCTCAAAGTAGCCCGCTACGCTACATGATTATCTTTTCCTTAAAGAACTTTATCGCCTCGGTATCTCACTCCGGCTTTATGTTTTACTTACCGTTGCGGTAAGCTAACTTTTCAACTTTTTTTTCCTTCAGAATTCGCTTCCGAAGTTTCCCTCGTTTTGGGTCTGCAAAGGTAGAAATCCTTTTCGCTTTTCCAAAATAAAAATTTTTATTTTTTTATCCTGATCTCAGACCGTCAAAACAACTGCTCTTCCGCCCTTTCGGACTTCCAAACCCCCGCCGTTGCGGGTCGCAAAGGTACAACTCCTGTTTCACTCCTGCAAGAAAAATCTTAACGCTTTTTTCTGCTTCTCCTCGTCTCCGGACCGCTCTTTCAAGCCGCTCCTTCAATCTCCCCGCTTTACCTTCGCCTAACCTTCAAATAACACTCGCTTTATCTATCAAAGCGGCTGCAAAGGTACGCCTTTTTTCTGCCCCACCAAATCCTAAGCCACTATTTCTACCTTTATACGTTTAAACACACTGTACTTCAGTGAGAAAAATTTTAACAGCTGGGCAAACATTATCAAAACAACATTTGTATAACCTCTCCCTGCTACAGAACACTATACGCTACCGTATACACTATATATAATGTGACACCATAGCATATGTTATATACATATATATTATGTAACTATAAAAGCGCATCCATTGTGAACAATAAAATTGGTTAAAAAATGTTAAAGCCCTGCTGTAATAACAGTACTTAAACAAGCCCGGCTTATATTTACACGCCGAATAAAATAATTGACTGATTTATAATATTAACTATCTTTGCAGAATGTTTAAAAAACAACTATTGTTACTGTGTGGCTTTGTGGCAGTTTTAGCGCTTGCTTTGGGCAGTTGTAAAAGCAAGTTCGAGAAGCTGAAAGCCAGTAACGATAATGCTAAAAAATACAAAGAGGCCCTACGTTACTATAACGAAAAGAATTATGGCCGCGCGCTTGAGCTGTTTGATGACCTGGTACAACGCTACCGCGGACGATCAGAAGCCGAGGATTTATTTTACTATTACGCTTACACCAACTATAAACTAAGAGACTATACATCGGCACGTTATCATTTTAAAACATTTGCCGATACATACCCGTCAAGCAACAGGGCTGAAGAATGCCGCTTTATGTCGGCCTATTGTTATTACCTGGATTCGCCGATATACTCGCTCGATCAGGACAATACCACTAAAGCTATTGAAGCGCTGCAATTGTTTATCAACTTATACCCCAGAAGTGACCGTGTGGCTGAAGCCGGTAAACTTATACAGAACCTGCGCGATAAACTGGAGCAAAAAGCCTACGAGAATGCCAAGCTGTACCTTACCATAGGTGACTACCAGGCCGCGGTTATCGCCTTTAATAATACACTGCGCGATTATCCGGACACCAAGTACGGGGAAGAACTGGAGTTTTTAACCATCAGGGCACAGTATATATATGCTGATAAGAGTACTGAATTTAAACAGGAAGAGCGCTACGCCGATGCCATAAAATACGCGGATGAATTTATAGAGAAACATCCGGACAGTAAACTGGTTAGAGACGCCAAAGAATATATTAAGGATAGCGAAGCCGGTATTGCCCGCGCTAAACGAATTGTTGCGCAAGCTTCGCTTAACCCGAAACTGGCTAAAAAAGTTGCCGAGAAAGATACAGCTACGGCGCAGCCACCATCAATAAAAGATAAAAACCCGGAATTAACAAATTAATAAAGATATGAGTACCGTTAACAATAAATCAGCTGTGGCAAGCAGCACCGTTACCCGCGACCTGCGTGAGCTTGACAAGGGGACAGACAATATCTATGAATCATTAGTGGTTATGGGCAAACGTGCCAACCAGATATCAAACAATATAAAAGAGGAGCTTCACCAAAAACTATCAGAGTTTGCCTCTGCAAATGATAACCTGGAAGAAGTATTTGAGAACCGCGAACAGATAGAGATATCTAAACACTACGAAAAACTGCCAAAACCAACATTGGTAGCCGTTCAGGAGTTTTTAGATGATAAAATTTACTATCGTAACCCGGCTAAGGAAGCTAAAGAATTATAATATGGAGATCCCCCTTACAAAAAGGGGGATTTTTTTTTATATAAACTATCTTTGCAGCATACCGTTCTGCCCGTATATATATTTATGCAGAACAGGTTACAAGTACATGCTTAAAGATAAAAACATTATTGTTGGCGTATGTGGCAGCATTGCCGCTTACAAATCGGCCCTGCTGGTACGCCTGCTGGTTAAAGCCGGAGCCAATGTACAGGTAGTAATTACGCCTGATGCAGCAAATTTTATTACGCCGCTTACCCTTTCTACACTATCAAAAAACCCGGTACACATTAAATACTTTGATGCCGACAGCGGCGAGTGGGACAATCACGTAAACCTCGGGCTTTGGGCAGATATAATGCTGATAGCACCCGCAACGGCTAACACCCTGGCTAAAATGGCAAACGGGCTTTGCGATAATTTGCTGATGGCGGTATACCTATCAGCCAAATGCCCGGTTTATTTTGCCCCGGCTATGGATCTGGATATGTTTAAACACCCGGCTACGCTTAATAACTTAAACACCTTAAAAAGTTACGGAAATATACTGATACCCGCAGGCACGGGCGAGCTGGCCAGCGGACTATACGGGGAAGGCCGCATGGCTGAGCCGGAAGAAATAGTTGAACTACTGCAAAGAGAGTTAGGCAAAACTTTACCGCTTACCGGTAAAAAGATACTGGTAACTGCCGGGCCTACTTATGAGGCGATTGACCCGGTGCGTTTTATTGGTAATCATTCATCCGGTAAAATGGGCTTTGCCATTGCTGACCGGCTTGCCGCCCTGGGCGCGCAGGTTACATTGATAGCGGGACCTACGGCGCAAAAAGCTACAAGCCCCAATATTACCAGGATAGATGTTACCTCGGCTAACGAGATGTTGAACGCCTGCCTTACGGCGTTTCAGGATACTGACGCCTGTGTAATGAGCGCTGCTGTGGCTGATTATACGCCGGTTGAAGTGGCCTCGCAGAAAATAAAGAAGCAGGATGCCTCTTTGAATATCGGCCTTAAAAAAACTACCGACATATTAAAAACCCTCGGCGAATTAAAACGTACAAATCAAATACTAATTGGCTTCGCCCTCGAAACGGAGAATGAGGAACAGTATGCCGTTGATAAATTGAATAAGAAAAACCTCGACCTCATTATCCTGAACTCTCTAAATGACAGCGGCGCAGGTTTTAAAGGCGATACGAATAAGATAACCATGATTGACAGGCAACTCAATAAAAGTGTTTTTGAATTAAAAAGCAAGATTGAAGTGGCCGCTGACATCAGTGATAAACTGATTGAACTGTTAAGCCATTAATGAAGCGATACCTGTACATATTACTATTGTTATGCCTGAGCCTTATAGTCCGTGCCCAGGATTTAAACGCGCGCGTACAGGTGCTTACCCCTACCATACAGGTTACCAACAAACGCATTTTTGACGTACTGGAAACTGCCATGCGCGATTTTTTGAACGGCCGCAAATGGACGCCCGACGCGATATTACCACAGGAGCGCATTGATTGTACCTTCACCCTGAATGTTACCGCATGGGATGGTGCCAGTAACTTCAGCGGCGAATTACAGGTGCAGGCTTCGCGGCCGGTGTATAATTCAGCATATACTACCACGCTGCTTAACATTAACGACCGGGAGTTTGACTTTAGCTATACCGAGGGGCAAACCATTGATTATACCGATCAAAACTTCCAGGGCAACCTGAGCGCGGTTATGGCTTTTTACGCCTACATTATTGTGGGAATGGATTACGATAGTTTTTCACGGCTGGGCGGAACACCGTTTTTTGCAGCGGCACAAAATATAGTAGTGAATGCGCAAACGGCATCCTTTAGGGGATGGAAGGCGTTTGACAGTAACCTGAACCGCTATTGGCTTTCTGAAAACCTGAACAGCCGTTTGTATGTTAACTTGCGTAACTTTATGTATGATTACCATCGGAACGGACTCGACCTGATGGCGGACAATGTGGTAAAGGGCAGGCAAAACATTAATGCGCTGCTGCCTACACTCGCCTCCGTTGACCGTAAGCGGTTAGGCTCTATGCTACCCGTGGTGTTTTATACAACCAAGAGTAACGAATTCGTATCTATCTACAGCAAAGCCCCTCAACAGGAGCGTACTTCCGCCTATAACCTGCTGATGCAGACGGACCCATCCAACGGGTTAAAGTACGACGCGCTGAAATAATTTGCTTTTTTTATAATTTTTTCTCAAATACTTGCATTTACGAAAATCATCGTAGATATTTGTACGAATAAAATCGTAGATAAAAAATGAGTGATATAAAACCAACCGAAAGCGAACTGGAAATTTTACAGGTAATGTGGACAAAAGGCGAATGTACCGTTCGCGATGTGCACGATGAGCTTTCAAAAAATAAGGATGCAGGCTATACTACCACCCTTAAGCTAATGCAGATTATGCACGAAAAGGGTTTGGTATCGCGCGACACATCATCAAAAACACACCTTTATAAAGCCGCGATTACCCGGCAACAGGCACAAAAAACCGCTTTGGATAAATTTATTGCAACGGTTTACAGCGGTTCTGCGTCTGATTTAGTGATGCAGGCCCTTGGCCAGCACAAAACCTCTAAAGAGGAGATTGACGCTATCAAAAAATATCTCGATCAGTTTGAAAATAAACAATAAGTCACGATGGAAAACATTGTTCAAAATATCAGTCAGATTTTAGGTGTAACCGTTATACACTCCTTATGGCAAGGCTTGCTCATTTACCTGGTGCATCAGTTTTCGCTGGCCCTGCTGCCGGGGTTAAAATCTGCAAGTAAACATAACCTGAGCTTTGGTGCGCTACTGCTTATGGCGGGCTGGTTTGTGGTTACACTGGTTAACGAAGCAGCTCAGGTTAACTGGCAGGCAGCTGCTCCGGCAGGTGGTACTATACCCTACCTGCCAAAATACCTGGACATTTCAGCGCAATCGTACCGCCAGTATCAATACGCGCTTGAACTGTATCTGCCCTACATCGCTGTCATCTACATGGCCGGGCTGCTATTCAACTCGCTGAAACTGTTCTTTGCCTGGCACCATATCAACCGGGTAAAACACACGCTTAGCCAAACATCTATATATAATCAAACCGTTGAGCAGTTAAGTTCGGCATTAAGGCTTACCAAAAAAGCAGGCGTATATTTTAGCGAACTGATTGACGTGCCGGGAACAATTGGCTATTTAAAACCGATCATTCTGCTGCCGGTAAGCTTGCAGGTAAACCTGTCGGCGGCCGAGGTTAAGGCTATCCTGCTGCATGAGCTGGCGCATATTAAACGAAACGACTACCTGCTGAACATAATACAACAGATCATTGGGGTGGTACTTTTTTATAACCCGTTTGCTATGCTGATTAACCGCAGCATTAACACCGAACGCGAGAACTGCTGCGACGACGAAGTAGTAGCCATAACCGCCGAGCCGCTGGTTTACGCCCGCGCATTATTAAAACTCGAACAACAAAAACAAAATAACCTGCAGCTGGCACTTGCGGCCACCGGCAAAAAACATTTATTACTTAACCGAATAGAACGTATCATGACAACCAAAAAACTTACCGTAAACGTAAGGCATACACTGGCCGCGCTGCTGTTGTTTGCCTTTAGCCTGGGCAGCATAGCCTGGTTCAATCCGCAGATAAAAAATAAAACCCTGATTGTAAACACCGAAAAACCGGAGTTTGTACAGCAACTGTTGGGCGATACCGTACCCGCTAAAAAGCGCGTGGCAAAAACCAAGACCCCCGTTGCAGCTAAAAAAAGTACGGTACGTGTTAATGGTAAAAATGTGGTTGTTAGTGACGACCCTGAATTAGAGCGGTTAGGTGCGGAAATAGACAGACATGCCAACTTTATAAGCAAATTTTATGAAAGCGCTGAGTTTAAAAACTTAACTAACGAACTGGAAAAGAACGGCGAAGCGCTGGACGCTTATTATAATAGTCCGGAATTAAAGGCTTTGACAGACAGGCAGGAGAAAGTTGCCAATGAGCTGGAAAGCCTGAGCAACAACCCGGAAGTAACACAACTTAACAAAGACATTGAAAGCCTGAGCAAAGCCATAGACAGTTATTATAACAGTACAGAGTTTAGAAACCTTGAAAAAAGCCTGGAAGTTGAAGGTGCAAAACTTGGCAAGCTTAAACCCGCCAGCAATGCGTTTGAGCAGCAAGCCAAAAAGGTTGACGAACTCAGCAATAAAATAGCAGCCTTAAGCAACTCACCTAAAATTAAACAGCAAACGGAGCAATTGCACGAGTTAAGCCTGAAACTGCACAAACAATACGAAAGCGAGACCTACAAACGGGCGCATGATGCCATGCGTTTGTTAAGCGATAGCCTCCATAAGGCATACAGCTTAAAGAGCCTGGGCTTAAAGCAGGATAATATGCGCTTGCTGAGCCAAAAGCTACAAGCCTATCAAAATAACCGCGAGCTAAAGTTGCATCAGGAAGAAATGAAAAAGGCTACGGTAAAGCTTCAGAATTACCTTAAAAGCGACGCCTATCAGCAAAAATTAAAGAAAGTGCTTGCTGAGCAAGCGAAAGCGGGCAATGATACAACGGCCGACGTTGACAACATTGTATCACCCGAATTTTAATAATTGATTAACCCCGATGTTTAAAACAAAGTATATCGCTACAGGTTATTAATTTAACTTATAGTGATATACTTTAAATTAAACATTATGGCAACGACAGAAAAATCAGTTGAAACACTCAACGACCTGATAAAAATAAACAACGACCGTATTGACGGCTTTG
Protein-coding sequences here:
- a CDS encoding outer membrane protein assembly factor BamD, whose product is MFKKQLLLLCGFVAVLALALGSCKSKFEKLKASNDNAKKYKEALRYYNEKNYGRALELFDDLVQRYRGRSEAEDLFYYYAYTNYKLRDYTSARYHFKTFADTYPSSNRAEECRFMSAYCYYLDSPIYSLDQDNTTKAIEALQLFINLYPRSDRVAEAGKLIQNLRDKLEQKAYENAKLYLTIGDYQAAVIAFNNTLRDYPDTKYGEELEFLTIRAQYIYADKSTEFKQEERYADAIKYADEFIEKHPDSKLVRDAKEYIKDSEAGIARAKRIVAQASLNPKLAKKVAEKDTATAQPPSIKDKNPELTN
- a CDS encoding DNA-directed RNA polymerase subunit omega; amino-acid sequence: MSTVNNKSAVASSTVTRDLRELDKGTDNIYESLVVMGKRANQISNNIKEELHQKLSEFASANDNLEEVFENREQIEISKHYEKLPKPTLVAVQEFLDDKIYYRNPAKEAKEL
- the coaBC gene encoding bifunctional phosphopantothenoylcysteine decarboxylase/phosphopantothenate--cysteine ligase CoaBC, which produces MLKDKNIIVGVCGSIAAYKSALLVRLLVKAGANVQVVITPDAANFITPLTLSTLSKNPVHIKYFDADSGEWDNHVNLGLWADIMLIAPATANTLAKMANGLCDNLLMAVYLSAKCPVYFAPAMDLDMFKHPATLNNLNTLKSYGNILIPAGTGELASGLYGEGRMAEPEEIVELLQRELGKTLPLTGKKILVTAGPTYEAIDPVRFIGNHSSGKMGFAIADRLAALGAQVTLIAGPTAQKATSPNITRIDVTSANEMLNACLTAFQDTDACVMSAAVADYTPVEVASQKIKKQDASLNIGLKKTTDILKTLGELKRTNQILIGFALETENEEQYAVDKLNKKNLDLIILNSLNDSGAGFKGDTNKITMIDRQLNKSVFELKSKIEVAADISDKLIELLSH
- a CDS encoding DUF4835 family protein — encoded protein: MKRYLYILLLLCLSLIVRAQDLNARVQVLTPTIQVTNKRIFDVLETAMRDFLNGRKWTPDAILPQERIDCTFTLNVTAWDGASNFSGELQVQASRPVYNSAYTTTLLNINDREFDFSYTEGQTIDYTDQNFQGNLSAVMAFYAYIIVGMDYDSFSRLGGTPFFAAAQNIVVNAQTASFRGWKAFDSNLNRYWLSENLNSRLYVNLRNFMYDYHRNGLDLMADNVVKGRQNINALLPTLASVDRKRLGSMLPVVFYTTKSNEFVSIYSKAPQQERTSAYNLLMQTDPSNGLKYDALK
- a CDS encoding BlaI/MecI/CopY family transcriptional regulator, whose amino-acid sequence is MSDIKPTESELEILQVMWTKGECTVRDVHDELSKNKDAGYTTTLKLMQIMHEKGLVSRDTSSKTHLYKAAITRQQAQKTALDKFIATVYSGSASDLVMQALGQHKTSKEEIDAIKKYLDQFENKQ
- a CDS encoding M56 family metallopeptidase, with the translated sequence MENIVQNISQILGVTVIHSLWQGLLIYLVHQFSLALLPGLKSASKHNLSFGALLLMAGWFVVTLVNEAAQVNWQAAAPAGGTIPYLPKYLDISAQSYRQYQYALELYLPYIAVIYMAGLLFNSLKLFFAWHHINRVKHTLSQTSIYNQTVEQLSSALRLTKKAGVYFSELIDVPGTIGYLKPIILLPVSLQVNLSAAEVKAILLHELAHIKRNDYLLNIIQQIIGVVLFYNPFAMLINRSINTERENCCDDEVVAITAEPLVYARALLKLEQQKQNNLQLALAATGKKHLLLNRIERIMTTKKLTVNVRHTLAALLLFAFSLGSIAWFNPQIKNKTLIVNTEKPEFVQQLLGDTVPAKKRVAKTKTPVAAKKSTVRVNGKNVVVSDDPELERLGAEIDRHANFISKFYESAEFKNLTNELEKNGEALDAYYNSPELKALTDRQEKVANELESLSNNPEVTQLNKDIESLSKAIDSYYNSTEFRNLEKSLEVEGAKLGKLKPASNAFEQQAKKVDELSNKIAALSNSPKIKQQTEQLHELSLKLHKQYESETYKRAHDAMRLLSDSLHKAYSLKSLGLKQDNMRLLSQKLQAYQNNRELKLHQEEMKKATVKLQNYLKSDAYQQKLKKVLAEQAKAGNDTTADVDNIVSPEF